In Chryseobacterium lactis, a single genomic region encodes these proteins:
- a CDS encoding acyl-CoA thioesterase: protein MQNKPITFQFISEPSDVNYGGNVHGGSVMKWIDQAGYACATTWSGNYSVTVYVGGIRFYEPIKIGEVVKVDAQVIYTGTSSMHISINVFSRNLKQPTFDKKTHCIIVFVAVDENGKKLPVPKWIPTTEEEKLQEQYAKRLMELRTQIEDEMKPFL, encoded by the coding sequence ATGCAGAACAAGCCTATTACTTTTCAGTTTATTTCAGAGCCTTCAGATGTTAATTACGGAGGAAATGTACATGGAGGAAGCGTAATGAAATGGATTGATCAGGCCGGGTATGCCTGTGCTACCACATGGAGCGGAAATTATTCAGTAACGGTTTATGTGGGAGGAATCCGCTTTTATGAGCCTATTAAAATCGGAGAAGTCGTAAAAGTAGATGCTCAGGTCATCTATACCGGAACTTCAAGCATGCATATTTCGATCAACGTATTTTCAAGAAACCTAAAACAACCTACCTTTGACAAGAAAACACACTGTATTATTGTATTTGTGGCCGTAGATGAAAACGGTAAAAAACTTCCGGTTCCGAAATGGATCCCTACTACAGAAGAAGAAAAGTTGCAGGAACAATACGCCAAAAGACTGATGGAACTGAGAACGCAGATTGAGGATGAAATGAAGCCGTTTTTATAG